Proteins encoded in a region of the Rhodococcus sp. SBT000017 genome:
- the secA2 gene encoding accessory Sec system translocase SecA2, whose amino-acid sequence MALGSDRFWRVLGRSAQKAQSTSRRRVDRAQEHAEWAAALSETELATEATALRVDNADRLDVPRYLALTREASERALKLRPFDVQLHGAVRLLAGDVVEMATGEGKTLAGAIAAVGYVLSGRSVHVISVNDFLAQRDAQWMRPLFESLGITVGSIGESSTPQERRTAYACDITYASVNEIGFDVLRDHLVNDRDDLVAPVPDVALIDEADSVLVDEALVPLVLAGSVSGDVSTSTVMDAVRLLDKGVHFDTDAEGRNVFLTDEGALRMEKELGGIDLYSEHHVGTTLVAVNVALHAQVLVQRDVDYIVRDGRVQLINASRGRVAELQRWPDGLQAAVEIKEGLAATETGEILDTITVQALINRYATVCGMTGTAMAAGEQLRTFYGLGVSVISPNVPTVRVDEDDRVYDTIEHKNAAIALQVKDIHETGQPILIGTHDVAESEALAETLTAAGVEVVVLNAKNDAEEAAVIAAAGVHGAVTVSTQIAGRGTDIKLGGPDGTDRERIAELGGLFVLGTGRHTTERLDNQLRGRAGRQGDPGRSLFFGSWEDDVVKNNIGDKDAPKGIDESGMFTSSAAADRVDHAQRIAEGQMLEIHSRTWRYNQLTAQHREILDRRRATLLDSDEALTLLEQHAPSRSKELRETVSEETLVEVARQIVLYHLDRSWSDYLAHLADVRESIHLRALGRENPLDEYHRIAVEAFKTVSSKAMDLSHVTFESAEITSDGIDLDEAGLHRPTSTWTYMVHDNPFASRGNAGAAGLGPIFGG is encoded by the coding sequence ATGGCTTTGGGCTCCGACCGATTCTGGCGTGTACTCGGCCGCTCCGCGCAGAAGGCGCAGAGCACCTCGCGTCGACGCGTCGACCGAGCCCAGGAGCATGCGGAGTGGGCAGCTGCCCTGAGCGAGACCGAGTTGGCGACCGAGGCGACCGCACTGCGGGTCGACAACGCCGACCGTCTCGATGTTCCGCGGTATCTGGCTTTGACGCGCGAGGCGAGTGAGCGTGCCCTGAAGCTACGGCCCTTCGATGTGCAGCTGCACGGTGCCGTGCGATTGCTCGCCGGTGACGTGGTGGAAATGGCAACCGGCGAGGGCAAGACGTTGGCCGGCGCGATCGCTGCCGTCGGATACGTGTTGTCCGGGCGTTCGGTGCACGTCATCTCGGTCAACGACTTTCTCGCGCAACGTGACGCTCAATGGATGCGTCCGCTGTTCGAGTCCCTCGGCATCACTGTCGGTTCCATCGGAGAGTCGTCGACGCCGCAGGAGCGTCGCACCGCCTATGCCTGCGACATCACCTATGCCTCGGTCAACGAGATCGGTTTCGATGTTCTGCGTGATCATCTGGTGAACGACCGAGACGATCTGGTCGCACCCGTGCCGGACGTTGCCCTGATCGACGAGGCCGACTCCGTGCTGGTCGACGAGGCGCTCGTTCCGCTGGTGTTGGCCGGTTCGGTCTCCGGCGACGTCTCGACATCGACGGTCATGGACGCAGTCCGGTTGTTGGACAAGGGTGTTCATTTCGACACCGATGCCGAAGGACGCAACGTGTTCCTCACCGACGAGGGCGCGCTGCGGATGGAGAAGGAACTGGGCGGAATCGACCTGTACTCCGAGCATCACGTCGGGACGACGTTGGTGGCAGTCAACGTGGCACTGCACGCCCAGGTGCTGGTCCAGCGCGACGTCGATTACATCGTCCGTGACGGCCGAGTGCAGCTGATCAACGCCTCGCGTGGCCGGGTGGCCGAACTGCAGCGCTGGCCGGACGGGTTGCAGGCCGCGGTCGAGATCAAGGAAGGGCTCGCCGCCACCGAGACCGGTGAGATTCTCGACACGATCACCGTGCAGGCGTTGATCAATCGATACGCAACGGTGTGCGGTATGACCGGCACCGCCATGGCGGCGGGGGAGCAGCTCCGCACGTTCTACGGCCTCGGTGTCTCGGTCATTTCGCCCAATGTGCCGACGGTGCGCGTCGACGAAGACGACCGTGTGTACGACACGATCGAGCACAAGAACGCCGCAATTGCGCTGCAGGTGAAGGACATTCACGAGACCGGTCAGCCGATTCTCATCGGCACCCACGATGTCGCCGAGTCCGAGGCGCTTGCCGAGACGCTCACTGCGGCGGGCGTGGAGGTGGTGGTGCTCAATGCCAAGAACGACGCCGAGGAGGCGGCGGTGATCGCGGCGGCGGGCGTACACGGCGCGGTGACGGTATCGACGCAGATCGCCGGACGCGGAACCGACATCAAGCTCGGTGGTCCCGACGGCACCGATCGCGAACGGATTGCCGAGCTCGGCGGACTGTTCGTTCTCGGCACCGGTCGCCACACCACCGAGCGGCTCGACAATCAGCTGCGAGGGCGTGCAGGTAGGCAGGGAGATCCAGGCCGTTCGCTGTTCTTCGGCAGCTGGGAGGACGACGTCGTCAAGAACAACATCGGCGACAAGGATGCACCGAAGGGCATCGACGAGAGCGGAATGTTCACCTCGTCTGCTGCGGCCGACCGCGTCGATCATGCGCAACGCATCGCCGAGGGACAGATGCTCGAAATACATTCGCGCACGTGGCGTTACAACCAGTTGACGGCTCAGCACCGTGAGATCCTCGATCGCCGCCGGGCCACGTTGCTCGACTCCGACGAGGCGTTGACGCTGCTCGAGCAGCACGCACCGTCGCGCTCGAAGGAGTTGCGCGAGACCGTGTCCGAGGAGACTCTGGTCGAGGTCGCCCGCCAGATCGTCCTGTACCACCTCGATCGGTCGTGGTCGGACTACCTGGCGCACCTCGCCGACGTGCGCGAGAGCATTCACCTGCGTGCCTTGGGGCGGGAGAACCCGTTGGACGAGTATCACCGGATCGCTGTCGAGGCGTTCAAGACGGTGTCCTCCAAGGCGATGGATCTCTCGCACGTTACGTTCGAGTCGGCCGAGATCACCTCGGACGGAATCGATCTGGACGAAGCCGGCTTGCATCGACCGACATCGACCTGGACATACATGGTGCACGACAACCCGTTCGCGTCCCGCGGAAATGCCGGTGCGGCCGGTTTGGGGCCGATTTTCGGTGGCTGA
- a CDS encoding META domain-containing protein produces the protein MADARRALAALAFGASVVASGCADSYGEFPAGKTYSSVDAPDSYTPVAGTTVGLEFVDDRISAEAGCNRLFGTVDTSQGRITIDSLGSTRMACPEALMEQDRWLSAFLTSTPQWSRENGTMTLDNGSERIVFAEF, from the coding sequence GTGGCTGACGCACGCCGCGCGCTGGCCGCACTCGCGTTCGGTGCGAGTGTGGTGGCGTCCGGGTGTGCCGACTCGTACGGCGAATTCCCGGCAGGCAAGACGTACTCGTCGGTCGACGCACCCGACTCCTACACGCCGGTCGCCGGAACGACGGTCGGGCTCGAATTCGTCGACGACCGAATCTCGGCCGAAGCAGGGTGCAACAGGTTGTTCGGCACCGTGGACACCTCGCAGGGCAGGATCACCATCGACTCTCTCGGGTCGACGCGGATGGCCTGCCCGGAGGCGCTGATGGAGCAGGATCGGTGGCTGTCGGCGTTCCTGACTTCCACACCACAGTGGTCTCGGGAAAACGGCACCATGACCCTGGACAACGGGAGCGAGCGCATCGTCTTCGCGGAATTCTGA
- a CDS encoding TetR/AcrR family transcriptional regulator C-terminal domain-containing protein codes for MQLNRQDVLDGAIAILDEYGLADLTMRRLATSLHVQPGALYWHFPNKQTLLGAIADHILSGADAPSTEDSWDAQIAQIAHRLRDALLSRRDGAELVAATYASRLTTNHIRERIAAVCIRAGLPRRDAELTADTLLYYILGQTVDEQARLQMDSAGALTPDASPLFESPDPTSRFDFGLKLFLDGVRHTAADRIRR; via the coding sequence GTGCAACTGAACAGGCAGGACGTCCTGGACGGCGCAATCGCCATTCTCGACGAGTACGGCCTGGCAGACCTGACGATGCGGCGTCTGGCGACGTCCCTGCACGTCCAGCCGGGCGCGCTGTACTGGCACTTCCCCAACAAGCAGACGCTGCTCGGTGCCATCGCCGACCACATACTCTCGGGTGCCGATGCACCGTCCACCGAGGATTCGTGGGACGCACAGATCGCGCAGATCGCGCACCGATTGCGCGACGCCCTTCTCTCCCGACGCGACGGTGCCGAATTGGTGGCCGCGACCTACGCATCGAGGCTGACCACCAACCACATTCGCGAACGTATCGCCGCCGTGTGCATCCGAGCGGGACTGCCGCGCCGCGACGCGGAACTCACCGCCGACACGTTGCTCTACTACATCCTCGGTCAGACCGTGGACGAGCAGGCGCGACTCCAGATGGACTCCGCCGGAGCCCTCACGCCCGACGCGTCGCCGCTCTTCGAAAGTCCAGACCCGACGAGCAGATTCGATTTCGGACTGAAGCTCTTCCTCGACGGAGTACGCCACACTGCGGCCGACCGCATCCGCCGCTGA
- the bioB gene encoding biotin synthase BioB has protein sequence MDILHTARTQVLGDGIALDRSQVLEVLELGDDRLEETMLLAHEVRMKWCGPEVEVEGIVSLKTGGCPEDCHFCSQSGLFASPVRAAWLDIPSLVEAAKQTAKTGATEFCIVAAVRGPDARLLAQVAAGIEAIRNEVEIDIACSLGMLDQDQVDQLAAIGVHRYNHNLETSRSYFPNVVTTHTWEERWNTLRMVREAGMEVCCGGILGMGETLEQRAEFAADLTALEPDEVPLNFLNPRPGTPFGDLDVLPASDALRAVAAFRLALPRTILRFAGGREITLGDLGAKQGILGGINAVIVGNYLTTLGRPAEQDLDLLGELQMPIKALNSTI, from the coding sequence ATGGACATTTTGCATACGGCGCGTACACAGGTGCTCGGCGACGGCATCGCGCTCGATCGATCTCAGGTTCTCGAGGTTCTCGAGCTCGGTGACGACCGTCTCGAGGAGACGATGCTCTTGGCCCACGAGGTGCGGATGAAGTGGTGCGGGCCCGAGGTCGAGGTGGAAGGAATCGTCAGTCTCAAGACCGGCGGGTGTCCCGAGGACTGTCACTTCTGTTCGCAGTCCGGGCTTTTCGCTTCCCCGGTTCGCGCTGCGTGGCTCGACATCCCGTCGCTGGTGGAAGCTGCGAAGCAGACCGCGAAGACCGGAGCGACGGAATTCTGCATCGTCGCTGCGGTGCGCGGACCCGACGCTCGGCTGCTCGCGCAGGTCGCCGCAGGTATCGAAGCCATTCGGAACGAGGTCGAGATCGATATCGCCTGTTCGTTGGGCATGCTCGATCAGGATCAGGTCGATCAGCTCGCGGCGATCGGTGTGCATCGCTACAACCACAATCTCGAGACCTCTCGCTCGTACTTTCCGAACGTAGTGACCACCCATACCTGGGAGGAGCGGTGGAACACCCTGCGGATGGTGCGCGAGGCAGGCATGGAGGTGTGCTGCGGCGGAATTCTCGGCATGGGGGAGACACTCGAGCAGCGGGCCGAGTTCGCGGCCGACCTCACCGCACTCGAACCCGACGAGGTGCCCCTGAACTTCCTCAACCCCCGGCCGGGAACCCCGTTCGGGGACCTCGACGTGCTGCCGGCGTCGGATGCTCTGCGCGCCGTCGCTGCGTTTCGTCTCGCTCTGCCGCGCACCATTCTGAGATTCGCCGGAGGCCGCGAGATCACCCTCGGTGATCTGGGTGCGAAGCAGGGAATTCTGGGCGGCATCAATGCGGTCATCGTCGGCAACTACCTGACGACGCTCGGTCGTCCGGCAGAACAGGATCTCGATCTTCTCGGCGAGCTGCAGATGCCGATCAAAGCGCTCAACTCGACTATCTGA
- a CDS encoding DUF2567 domain-containing protein has product MSDVVEVPPRSSTGRVLSVVVGISVAVSALGGMLWGFLAPAQQLLVVAQDRGAALTGESLHRFDGLALFSFVSLALGLVLPIGFWLWRSERGPRLFGAVFVGALAGSVAAILVGNGIAALRFPKAIDPAVGSIVTVAPSIETPLVLIVQALTASLVMLLLAAMNPHDNLQHTDPEPDDLDVEFFPPPPPPSFDSNRAD; this is encoded by the coding sequence ATGTCGGACGTTGTCGAAGTCCCACCGCGGAGCAGCACCGGTCGTGTGCTGTCGGTGGTTGTCGGAATCTCGGTGGCAGTGTCGGCCCTGGGCGGGATGCTGTGGGGGTTCCTGGCACCGGCGCAGCAGCTGCTCGTGGTGGCGCAGGACCGCGGGGCGGCCCTGACCGGGGAAAGTCTGCACCGCTTCGACGGCCTCGCGCTGTTCTCGTTCGTGTCCTTGGCCCTCGGTCTCGTCCTCCCGATCGGGTTCTGGCTCTGGAGGTCGGAACGAGGTCCGCGGCTGTTCGGTGCCGTCTTCGTCGGCGCTCTCGCAGGCTCGGTCGCTGCGATCCTGGTGGGCAACGGAATTGCTGCTCTTCGGTTTCCGAAGGCCATCGACCCTGCAGTCGGGTCGATCGTCACTGTTGCGCCGAGTATCGAGACTCCGCTGGTGCTGATCGTTCAGGCGCTGACAGCATCGCTGGTGATGCTGCTGCTGGCGGCGATGAATCCCCACGACAATCTGCAACACACCGATCCCGAACCGGACGACCTCGATGTCGAGTTCTTCCCACCGCCGCCGCCACCGTCGTTCGACTCGAATCGGGCCGATTGA
- a CDS encoding NUDIX domain-containing protein encodes MIHRSTVHEVLIAVFQVRAFSDPDAPELAVLLWQRALDPEAGTWSLPGGTLRGDENLATSARRQLAEKVDVRSVAHLEQLSVFSEPERVPGDRRIASTFLGLVPISTEPTLPADTMWHPVSALPDMSFDHGTVVAHARHRLVAKLSYTNIGFALAPVDFAISSLREIYGAALGYQVDATNLQRVLSRRGVIEPTGRRAPSGKAGGRPPALFRFADNSIRVTDEFAALRPPQT; translated from the coding sequence ATGATTCATCGTAGCACCGTCCACGAAGTACTCATTGCGGTGTTCCAAGTTCGAGCCTTTTCCGACCCCGACGCCCCGGAACTGGCGGTGCTGCTGTGGCAGCGCGCTCTCGATCCGGAGGCCGGCACCTGGTCGCTGCCCGGTGGCACCCTGCGTGGCGACGAGAATCTCGCCACGTCCGCGCGCCGTCAGCTCGCCGAGAAGGTCGACGTGCGCTCGGTGGCGCACCTCGAGCAGTTGTCCGTCTTCAGCGAACCCGAACGCGTACCCGGCGACCGACGGATCGCGTCGACCTTCCTCGGCCTGGTGCCGATCTCGACAGAACCGACACTGCCTGCGGACACGATGTGGCACCCGGTCTCGGCACTGCCCGACATGTCGTTCGATCACGGAACCGTCGTCGCGCACGCGAGACATCGACTGGTCGCGAAACTCTCGTACACCAACATCGGATTCGCACTCGCACCGGTCGATTTCGCGATCTCGTCGCTGCGCGAAATCTACGGTGCCGCACTCGGATATCAGGTCGATGCCACCAACCTGCAGCGCGTACTGAGCCGGCGTGGCGTCATCGAACCCACCGGACGACGCGCGCCGTCGGGCAAGGCAGGTGGCCGACCGCCTGCACTGTTCCGCTTTGCCGACAACAGCATTCGAGTCACCGACGAGTTCGCCGCACTGCGCCCGCCGCAGACGTGA
- the nadA gene encoding quinolinate synthase NadA encodes MTSSATRLNILDSAFARVRDIVDGAGGYGGVEATPEWAAEVRRLADLRGATLLAHNYQLPAIQDVADHVGDSLALSRMAAEVSEDTIVFCGVHFMAETAKILSPQKTILIPDQRAGCSLADSITAEQLREWKADFPEAVVVSYVNTTAEIKALTDICCTSSNAVEVVESIDPGRDILFLPDQFLGAHVKRVTGRENLHIWAGECHVHAGINGDELAEKSRTHPDAELYVHPECGCATSALYLAGEGFVPADKVKILSTGGMLDAARTTASKQVLVATEIGMLHQLRMAAPDVDFLAVNDRASCGYMKMITPAALLRCLVEGRDEVHVDLETAHIASKSVQRMIEIGTPGGGE; translated from the coding sequence ATGACCAGCAGCGCTACCCGGTTGAACATCCTCGACTCGGCATTCGCCAGAGTTCGCGACATCGTCGACGGAGCAGGTGGCTACGGGGGAGTCGAGGCAACACCGGAATGGGCCGCCGAGGTCCGACGGCTCGCCGATCTGCGCGGTGCGACTCTGCTCGCACACAACTACCAACTGCCTGCGATCCAGGATGTCGCCGATCATGTCGGCGACTCCCTCGCGCTCTCGCGGATGGCAGCCGAGGTGTCCGAGGACACCATCGTGTTCTGCGGAGTGCACTTCATGGCCGAGACGGCCAAGATCCTGAGCCCGCAGAAGACAATCCTCATCCCGGACCAGCGCGCCGGCTGCTCCCTCGCAGATTCCATCACCGCCGAGCAACTCCGCGAATGGAAGGCAGATTTCCCCGAGGCCGTCGTCGTCTCGTACGTCAACACCACGGCCGAGATCAAAGCGCTGACCGATATCTGCTGCACCTCGTCGAACGCCGTCGAGGTGGTCGAGTCGATCGATCCGGGCCGCGACATCCTGTTCCTGCCCGATCAGTTCCTCGGCGCGCACGTCAAGCGCGTCACCGGGCGCGAGAACCTGCACATCTGGGCCGGAGAATGCCACGTGCACGCCGGTATCAACGGCGACGAGTTGGCCGAGAAGTCTCGCACCCACCCCGATGCAGAGCTGTACGTGCACCCCGAATGCGGCTGCGCAACATCGGCTCTGTACCTCGCAGGCGAGGGATTTGTACCAGCGGACAAGGTCAAGATTCTCTCCACCGGCGGCATGCTCGACGCTGCCCGCACCACCGCGTCCAAGCAGGTTCTGGTCGCCACCGAGATCGGCATGCTGCATCAGCTGCGGATGGCGGCACCCGACGTCGACTTCCTCGCCGTCAACGACCGCGCATCGTGCGGCTACATGAAGATGATCACCCCCGCTGCCTTGCTGCGCTGCCTCGTCGAGGGGCGCGACGAGGTGCACGTCGACCTCGAGACCGCACACATCGCGAGCAAGTCGGTGCAGCGGATGATCGAGATCGGCACCCCGGGCGGCGGCGAGTGA
- a CDS encoding L-aspartate oxidase, whose product MNPSVAWETAADLVVVGGGIAGLTAARTAAARGLRVMTVSKGQSTDTATQYAQGGIAVVGPELEDSIESHVADTCVAGAGLCDEDAVRSIVAGGRAAITSLEAAGARFDLAADGAVARTREGGHSVSRIVHAGGDATGAEVQRTLDASVPTVQFDTTALRVLTTDGEVVGLLVRGPRGVGVVHCPTVLLATGGLGQLFSCSTNPPGATADGIALALDAGARIADLEFVQFHPTVLFAAGSTGRRPLISEAVRGEGARLLDVAGRPFMAGVHPLGDLAPRDVVSRAIAELLHVSGDDHVLLDARMVERVHERFPTVTASCLGAGIDPATDLIPVAPAAHYSCGGVATDTSGRTSVPGLLAAGEVARTGLHGANRLASNSLLEGLVVGDRAAYLAAERVGRSGGISDVALPTYRRIDRAVLQRTMTAEVGVVRDATGLAAAQRILAHGVVSEPPVDARAVEDAALTAAAEVIVLAASERRESRGCHTRRDVPESDPAQRRSLFVERDQGGQLTIVNDDVMTGAH is encoded by the coding sequence GTGAATCCATCGGTCGCATGGGAAACCGCGGCCGATCTCGTCGTGGTCGGCGGCGGAATTGCCGGACTGACCGCGGCCCGCACCGCGGCGGCTCGCGGCCTCCGGGTGATGACCGTCAGCAAGGGGCAGTCCACCGACACGGCGACGCAGTACGCCCAGGGCGGGATCGCGGTCGTCGGTCCCGAACTCGAGGATTCGATCGAATCGCATGTGGCCGACACCTGCGTTGCCGGTGCCGGTTTGTGCGATGAGGACGCGGTGCGCTCCATCGTCGCCGGCGGACGCGCGGCGATCACCTCGCTCGAAGCTGCGGGCGCACGGTTCGACCTGGCGGCCGACGGCGCGGTAGCGCGGACCCGCGAGGGCGGCCACAGCGTTTCTCGCATCGTTCACGCCGGGGGAGACGCCACCGGGGCCGAGGTGCAGCGCACGCTGGACGCGTCGGTGCCCACGGTGCAGTTCGACACGACCGCGCTGCGGGTGTTGACCACCGACGGCGAGGTTGTCGGTCTCCTCGTGCGCGGGCCTCGTGGCGTCGGCGTCGTTCATTGCCCGACGGTGCTGCTCGCCACCGGCGGACTGGGACAACTCTTCTCGTGCAGCACCAACCCACCCGGCGCGACGGCCGATGGTATTGCGCTCGCACTCGACGCCGGTGCCCGGATCGCGGATCTGGAATTCGTGCAGTTCCATCCGACGGTGCTGTTCGCCGCCGGGTCCACGGGCCGCCGCCCGTTGATCAGCGAGGCGGTGCGAGGAGAGGGAGCTCGGCTTCTCGATGTCGCAGGCAGGCCCTTCATGGCGGGAGTGCACCCGCTCGGTGACCTCGCGCCACGCGACGTGGTGTCCCGCGCCATCGCCGAACTGCTGCACGTCAGCGGTGACGACCACGTGCTGCTGGACGCCCGCATGGTCGAACGCGTCCACGAACGGTTCCCGACCGTGACCGCCTCGTGCCTTGGTGCCGGCATCGATCCGGCGACGGACCTGATTCCGGTGGCACCTGCAGCGCACTATTCGTGCGGGGGCGTGGCGACGGATACGTCCGGACGCACCTCGGTTCCCGGCTTGCTGGCCGCGGGCGAAGTGGCGCGCACCGGGCTGCACGGTGCCAACAGATTGGCGTCGAACAGTCTGCTCGAGGGTCTCGTCGTCGGCGACCGTGCGGCCTACTTGGCTGCCGAACGGGTCGGCCGAAGCGGAGGCATTTCGGATGTCGCATTGCCCACGTATCGCCGTATCGACCGCGCGGTGCTGCAGCGCACCATGACCGCCGAGGTCGGCGTCGTACGGGATGCAACGGGTCTTGCTGCAGCGCAACGTATTCTGGCGCACGGCGTGGTATCGGAACCACCGGTCGATGCGCGCGCAGTCGAGGATGCAGCGCTGACCGCTGCGGCAGAGGTGATCGTGCTGGCCGCGTCCGAGCGCCGCGAGAGCCGAGGGTGCCATACCCGACGCGATGTCCCGGAGAGTGATCCGGCGCAACGCCGCAGTCTGTTCGTCGAACGAGATCAGGGCGGGCAGTTGACGATAGTGAACGACGATGTGATGACGGGAGCGCACTGA
- the nadC gene encoding carboxylating nicotinate-nucleotide diphosphorylase, with amino-acid sequence MTDTPNEVNPGVDRAEVLALIRTALDEDLRYGPDITTLATVPENAVATASVVSRHFGTIAGIDVGLLVLDEVIGADQYSVVNRIGDGSEVEPGQAVLTVEAPTRGLLTAERTMLNIVCHLSGIATATAGWVAEVADTECKIRDSRKTLPGLRSLQKYAVRAGGGVNHRMGLGDAALIKDNHVAAAGSVVAALNAVRAAAPDIACEVEVDSLEQLDQVLGENVELVLLDNFPLWQTQMAVQRRATHAPQTKLESSGGLTVDVARDYARTGVDFLAVGGLTHSVTVLDLGLDM; translated from the coding sequence ATGACCGACACCCCGAACGAGGTGAACCCGGGCGTCGATCGCGCCGAGGTACTCGCACTGATCAGGACCGCGCTCGACGAGGACCTGCGGTACGGACCCGACATCACCACGCTGGCAACGGTTCCCGAGAATGCCGTCGCCACGGCATCGGTGGTCTCGCGTCACTTCGGCACGATCGCCGGGATCGATGTCGGTCTCCTGGTTCTCGACGAGGTGATCGGAGCCGACCAGTACTCCGTCGTGAACCGCATCGGGGACGGATCCGAGGTCGAACCGGGACAGGCCGTTCTCACGGTCGAGGCCCCGACTCGGGGTTTGCTCACTGCCGAACGCACGATGCTCAACATCGTCTGTCACCTTTCGGGGATCGCCACCGCGACGGCCGGCTGGGTCGCCGAGGTCGCCGACACCGAGTGCAAGATCCGGGACAGTCGAAAGACGTTGCCGGGGCTGCGTTCACTGCAGAAGTACGCCGTTCGTGCCGGCGGCGGCGTCAATCATCGGATGGGTCTGGGCGATGCCGCGCTCATCAAGGACAATCACGTGGCGGCTGCAGGTTCGGTCGTCGCTGCCTTGAACGCGGTGCGGGCTGCGGCTCCCGACATCGCGTGCGAGGTCGAGGTCGACAGCCTAGAGCAACTCGACCAGGTGCTCGGCGAGAACGTAGAACTGGTTCTGCTGGACAATTTTCCGCTGTGGCAGACGCAGATGGCGGTGCAACGTCGCGCCACCCACGCGCCGCAGACGAAGCTGGAATCCTCGGGCGGCCTGACCGTCGACGTGGCTCGGGACTACGCGCGCACGGGGGTCGACTTCCTCGCGGTGGGCGGTCTGACACACTCGGTGACAGTGCTCGATCTCGGCCTGGACATGTAG
- a CDS encoding RNA-binding S4 domain-containing protein: MEVQSVRLDSWIWAVRLFKTRSAAAAACRGGHVRVNGTPAKPGHRIGPDDEIRLRADGVEKIVVVVRAITKRVGAAVVPECLIDRSPPPPPKEVLASVPRRDRGAGRPTKRDRREIDRLRGLGL; this comes from the coding sequence ATGGAAGTTCAGAGTGTCCGCCTCGACAGTTGGATCTGGGCGGTCCGGTTGTTCAAGACGCGGTCTGCCGCGGCTGCTGCCTGCCGCGGCGGACACGTCCGCGTCAACGGAACTCCCGCCAAACCCGGGCATCGCATCGGCCCCGACGACGAGATCAGACTCCGGGCCGATGGGGTGGAGAAGATCGTCGTCGTGGTGCGGGCCATCACCAAACGTGTCGGCGCAGCGGTCGTTCCCGAGTGCTTGATCGATCGCAGTCCGCCGCCGCCACCGAAAGAAGTTCTGGCCTCCGTACCGAGGCGTGATCGAGGGGCGGGCAGGCCCACCAAGCGCGATCGTCGTGAAATCGACCGACTGCGGGGCCTGGGCCTCTAG